GAAAAACTAATAATTGTTGGAAAGTAACACTCATCTAAAGCAAACTACATATCGACTACCAAAACTGTGTTAAATATTTGAAATGGAAATTTACCACCATTTCAAATATTAAACACACGCATACAAccagaaaatataaaacatactcTTTATGTTCCTAAAAAATGTCGTTATGACTTTTTTAAGAGTGCCATCTTATATTTTCAAACCagtgttttaaataaaaactattttaaccatattgtttaatatattaattataaatagaaatttgTTTAGTGTGTAAATTTATAactgatttttaatatatatatacagaataTTTAAATGTGAAAGAGAGAGAATATGGAAATGATAGACATGAGTTAAACAAGACATGGAGGTCGATGAGACCAAAGATCCTACTGTATCCTTTGGTAATGTTATTGACCAAATCAGTAAAGTGAAATAAACAAACATaactttttaagaaaattgataATCTTtgtgatatttaaatttttgaaaaagaaaggaATATTAGGCATGCAACGATTTGACAGACACCTAGTGGTACTCAGCCTACTCGTATCCTCTGTTCTTTTCCTATTTTAATTCTTCAACATGGAAAACTAGTGGAGAATAAttacttatttttaataataaaatcaagaaaaaatttaataaagatATCAAGCTCGATTCGTTTTATTGCCTAAATAAACTTACGTGTGATCTATGTTTATAGTTAGGTTCTTATAAATCCTTAACAGCATACATCCTCACATAAGTTTAATCAGTATAGTGTCTAATTTAATATACTCATTTCAAATGGTTAGATGTTGAAACAAATCACACTGATAATGATTAAGTGCTATTGTGCAAAGCTCCTAAGTTTTTCTAGAACTTATCTCCATTTCAAGCCTATgggtcttttttttctttttacaactTAAGACTcttaaaaagaaggaaaaaaaagtcTGTCCCAATATTTATTGTTAGTTAAGAACCAAACTTTGACCAATAATACAATACATATGATCTGTCAGGGAGAACTAAACTTTGTGTTAGGACACTAGGATAAGAAAGAATGGGAAGATGACATGCTAGTTTAATTGGGCTTAACCAATTACTTGaacttttaattttcttattattattttctcacTTTTTGGACTTTGAGTCTCTCTTCCTCAGCACACTATTGGTAGGATTTCATCTTGTTTACTGATTTCAAATTCCAAATTGATGTAATCTAATAATATGTAGGCATTGTAGTTGTTAGATAGTATGTCAGCTTTTAACATCTAGTGGATCTGTGAATAGGATGTCATGTGGCTCATGTCTTTAAGTTATTCTCTACATTAAACATTCCTAATGTACGTCAACATTTACTTGTGTAACAAAGGTTGTTTATTACCAACGAAAGCAATTATGTGGATTATGAGATGTAGTATTAAACAATTTAAACTAAAAGAGAACAATAATTGTTTACTTCAGAAAGACTGTAAGAAAACCTATACAATTTATTTCTTTCAATGTAAAACATACTCCCTCTATTTTATATCGtaagtagttttaaaaaaagttttgtttcaaaatgtaagcaattttcatatttctagataacttttacatttattaaatatagtgtgaccaatcaaattaaataaatttatttttgattggtGAAGTTATATCTAACCTATTTATAATACActactttttaaaacataatatttagtCAAAGCTACTTATATTATAAATCGGACAGAGTACTTTTCAAGataattaaaatacaatattaagTTAGGCTTTTAAGAAAAAAGCAGCTTCAAAAATCAAGAGAATTATTGACAATGCAATGTGGATTGTTGATTAGATCGGAAAATGAAACTTGAAAGATTTAAGAGAagacacgttttttttttgaaaagatatggtaaagaagagaagaaatgaaAGGAAAAGACATGTGTGGGTGTTCTCGTTTAGCTTTCTCTGCTTTTCATAAAACCAGCCCCAATTCAACTCTTCCCTTCTTTGACCACATTAAACTATTTCGAATTACTGTGGTTACTACAACATACATAGATCAACTAATTCTTATTTCAAAACAATGTTTCTATAAAGTGGTAAAGTTGAATTAGTACAAAATTTATTCACCAAAAAACATGGACCCCTTACTTTAGATGGTTAAAGAAGCATCCCATGAGATAATTAAAATAATGGGGttaactttttcttcttttctttaagAATTCTTTTATGCGACTTGTTGTACACATATATTATTCCACATATTCTGAAATCACCAAAACCCAATTTCAATTTTGAATTCCATTGTAATTACTATGTACTAAACCTTCACAATCTATATTCACATATACAAATATATCGCTCACCACAAAAATAGATAAAGCTTCCCCCAACCCCCAAAACTTTGACTAATTAtctcaaaaagaaataaattaaaaactccAAGTCGCTTTCTTCTATCTTTGAGATTACCTTTTTATCCTGCTTGGCGCATTATCCCACTCAAGAAGCCGAGAGTGTTAGTAAAATCCTTATTAGCCTTTCTCAGATCATCATTCTTTAGCCGTCTTCGATGAAGATCCTACTGATGAAATCTCTGAACCTCTTGgaatagagtttaggatcaacGGCTGAGATGGAAGCAGGATCTGCTTGTAACGACTTGTAAGCATGCTCAATCTTTTTGGTTATGTCGTAGTCTTGCAATATGTCAATGACTCCAAAGTATAGAACCACTTCATACATCTCACCGTGAGATGGATAGTTAGCTCCTCCTCCTGATGTATACTGATCAAAGTCGCTTCTTCTGGCCATACGTTCGGCTCTTGCTGGCATGTTTGCACCTAATCTTATCGATGGTTTcctgttaaaagaaaaaaaaaacagattgaaaACTTTGAGCAGACAGGACCACATGATCTGTTTCACACCTATCTATCATTGCCAACTAAGTTATACATCATTCCTACATTTATTAATACACTAGCTGAATCTCACAACCACTACACATGTCTCTGTAATAATCAAAAGGCTATATGAATGCAAAAAGCTTCTTCTGCGAAGTCAATGTTAAGAAAACCCGGACAAGTGATTGTCAAGATATAAATGTTTATGTTACCTGCCAGCTAAAATCCGATCCATGTCTTGAAGTTCAGCTTCAAGGAAGCGACAACCACGCATGAATTTCTCATTCTGATATGAATCTATCCTACCTGCACAAGATTTTGACATGAGTCTCACAGACAGGTCGACTTCAATGAGAGAATGATGTCTCTAAATTTACCAGATCTCAAAACGAATGGAGAAAGCCCCATCTTTTCTCCTGTGCTGTCATCACGGAAGTGCACACCAACTAAAAGGCTATAATCCATTATCCTCTCCGCTTCCAAGAACTCACAGTCTCGTTTTATTTGCCTGGTCATGAATTACAGATCATCATTAGAAACGTGTTTACGTTGCCGAGTGgcacaagcaaaaaaaaaaaaagaaactgagTAGGCATGGAGCTTACTTCATAAGCTCTTGATACCAGTTTCTCTGAAGACGGAAAGCAAAATTGAGATCAAGGTCCTTTAGAGTCGTGGTCTCATCAATCTCCCCTTCAGGCTTTGCTGTACTCCGTCCATGGGAAGACCCTTTGAGATCAAACCGTCTCTGGATTCTATACTCGGAGCAGAACAAGTTTCCCATGACGATAAACCGAGTCTGATAAAACGGTAAACAGACTATGGTTAAATTTtctgaaatattaaaaaaacccaTTAAAGCATTAAGATGAAACAACACATTACCTTCTGGCCACCAACGGGTTTCACGCAATGAACACCGTAGAATCTAGTCACGAGGGAGTTTTCATATTGACAGACGTGTTTGTAGTAACTTGGAAGCATTCTCAGAAGCACCTAAGCAAATGAAGACAAAAAGCTTCAGGTCAAGTTTCATTTTAGCTAATCACGGACTTAGTGGAGTTTATGATTAACAAAGTTAATGTGAaagcaaagaaacaaacaaaccaaaaagGTGTCCCATCCGCTAATTAAGTAAATCAAGCATGACAAGAAAAgggtcaaaaaataaaaataaattaaacaagaCGGCAACAACTAAGTACTAACCTTGACTTCCGACTTCTTCACAGTCTTGATCATAAACCTATCATCTTGCGTTAGGTAAAAGAAGCTTCCACTCTTTCCAGGTGAAGATAACTCCCTAAGAGCCTCGTTTCCACATATAGCTAGCATATACTCAGCTGGATCCACTTGGAAATGATCCCTGAGACGTCTACAAACAAAATCaccacaaaaagaaacaaacttcaACATACGAACTTATCAACTAAACCCAATGATTCGGGTAAAGACACATCAGCAAACCCAAAACACAACTCAGCAACTTGCTAAATTAAAACATCTCTCGAGAAAGATACCTGAACACCAAAGGACAATAATCCTTCCACCGGAAATCAACCGACTGATGCGGCGGCGTAGTCTTGGTCCCTTCCGGCGGAAACCTCGTCCAAAACTTCTCCTTTGGATCAAAATCAGCCTGCTTAAGCTCTCTAACAACAGACGCGTGTTTCCCAACAGAGTACCTAATTACAAAATCACAACCTTTCATTAACACACAACAGACTCAATCCAATTTCACCAAAGTTACGAACTTTTACCTGATCCCCAACTGCAAATTCAGCATCAAGTCATACTTCTTATGCCCCTTAGATATAGTCTCCCCAGCCTTCTTCGCCTCGCCGTTAAACCAACAAGGATTCTTCTTAAACTGACGCACACGATCAACCGAAGCCCTCTCCCTATAAATCATCGACGCCTCAACGTTATCAATAATATCACAAGTGATATCTCCAGCCTCACCATCAGACTCCCAAATACAAATCCTCGGGAAAACCTTCTCCCCGCCCAAACTCCCACCTCCACTATCAACCGAAGACCTCTTCCTCGTCGCAGCCACAACCAAACCACTCTTCTCAACACCGTCGAAGAAACTCCTCATCACATTACTCCGGTCCCAAGCCCCAACGCAAGAGCTCCCATCAACGCAAGTAAACACCCCGCTCCCTCTCGGCACACCGTTCTCCCATAAACCTTCGTACCGATCACCGTTAGGCCACACTAACAACCCCTTCCCGGAGATAACTCCTCCTCTCCACTCTCCGGTGTACTGATTCCCGTTTCTCCAAACGTAACGTCCCCTCCCGTCTTGTAGATTCCTCCTCCACGTCCCTTCGTAGAAGTCTCCGTTGGCGTAGCGCTTCTGCCCGTGTCCGTGCTTCCGATCCGCCGCCCAGGTGCCTCGGTACGTGTCCCCGTCGGCGCCGGTGAAGGTCCCGAACCCTTCCATCCTCCCGGACTTGAACTCGCCCTCGTAGGTGGCGCCGCTCGGCCACGAGAACTTGCCCTTCCCGGAGGCCTTCCCTCGCTTCCACTCGCCTTCGTACATGCACCCGTCGCTCCAGAGGTACTTCCCGGATCCGTGGGGAAAACCGCCGGAGAAGCTCCCGATGTAGAGATCCCCGTTCGGGAGCGGCTTCTCGATCTCCAGGGGAGGCGGCGTGGGGGTCACGCGCCGCGTAGCTACTTGCGATCGAGATCGCGTCATGATCGGAGGAGGTTTGGCTAACGGCAATGAATCGTCTCTTCGAATGCTCGAtatcacttcttcttcttcgacgtCAAGCGATTCTTGCATCATAGACTCATCACTCCCACTCTCACTCTCCGGAGATCTGAGAAATGGTTTTGAATCTAGGGTTTAACTGTTTTCTCTCTCAGATTACGGTTACAACACGCACATTCTCTTAAACCGGAAATAACCGGATTGTTGATCAGATTTCCAAATCTGAGAGCAAAGCCTTGAGAGATTctattcgaaaaaaaaaagaaagaaatgagagaaagagagagagaagtaacagagacagaagagagagagagatagctaaataaaaacactgaacatttttaatttataaaaaaagaaagttttgttaccagaaaaaaaaaagaaataataatttaaaaaggaggagagagaggaagCGGACATAAGAGCATGAGCATCAGTGAACCCCCCTTTGGGGTTCaccttcttaattttttattattaaagtttttctttttttcattttgatttttttttttaaaaaaaaaaaaaaaaaaaaaaattgaccaatcgcaggccgccacgtgtcgtggggcccgcgctacagtgatgaactTTAGGAGAGAGGGTATCATGCAGAAGAGGTGAGAAGGGGTGAGTTCAtcacttttactttttttaatattttttttttctcgtaaaACGTGTGAACCTCCCTCTTGAACCTCTAATGCTCTTGCTCTAAAAAGCCCACCAGCCCAGAAAAAGAAACCAcgatatattattaaataattacgCTTGATTAAACGAAACGACGACGTAGTGTTTCATGTGTTACACTACTCGAGATTGTTTCGGATTTGTCTTTGTATGATTTTTAAAAGCGAGGGGTGTGTGCCCGCGTAGTTATGGGCTACGTCCCCATacgtaatatatatacaaaacccACGTAGAAGACCAAATGATTATTTTTGGTCTACCTCTGTCCtctgataatttatttattttttatataaaaaagaattaaaatgaTTATGATGAGGATTATCGAGATGTCTTGATTAGTAAGCGAATTTCCAGGTGAttgtgtattattattatttttaaaaagatttgttCTCTTCTGTGATTAGATGATCGCTGGCTTAgtggtttcttttcttttttagttttgatGCTATATTCCTTGTCTCTTCCTACTTCgtatatgattaattaattCAACTTTCATTATTCGGATTTGTTATTCGTCACGAATTCTAAGTAGGTTTCATATTCCCATACGGATAGTGACAGATCATGAAGCTTGTAGATATAGACATTGTCACGGTTCAATTAACTAGAACCTTAGCAATTCCCCATAAACCCCAATGACTTTTGAAAAAATAGTGCTCCTTCTAATAGCTAATGGCTTTATTTAGTTGTTTCCTCCTGTTTTCGTGCTTTGTACAAACTAAGTCAAATAATAGTACTCCCTAAATTCCTTAAACATTATATGTagtgattaattaaaaaaagaccATTGAGTTTGAGTAACATGGATTTTGCAATGAATAAATGGATATGCAGAATTTTGgataataatcaaatatatatccaaaataatcATATAACCTAGATCTTGATATGCCAAATATCGAACAGACTACACATGAATAACCTATTTCTATCAACAGCATGAATTggtatgaaaataaaaacaaaaaaatgaagaaggagtATTTCGATGCTACGAGGAAACTCATTTGGAATAATAAAAACTAACCTCGGTGGAGTGTTTCACATATGTCCGAGTGCTTTGATTTGAATTAAGTGGTAAACAGGACATGATTGTGCTTCCATAAAACGTAACATCATCAAAACTACGGTGCAACCGTGCAAGCAAACTTCGTAATGCACACGTATTGAAATGTTATAAGCGCACCTAATACACCACTAATTAATGTACTTCTAAAATGGTACGCGTAGCGACTATTGCTGTGGTGGTCGGAGCATGATCAAATTCATTTAATCACCTTTTAAAAGTCTGTATAAAATATCATACAATCGCATTATCAAAATAAACTTTTGCCAATGAACGTATATACGTAACCTCAGGTTGATATTTCttgagaaaggaaaaaaagtaTTTCAATGATCACTCAAAATCTTTTTAACCATTTgattcaaatttgatatttgtTGTATCAGCTTTAAGTCaccttttaacattttttccttTGTGCGGGAGCTATATGTTCTACATTTGTTATGTGTTCTTTTGAtagtttgttgttttttttttttgaaattcttgATTGTTTGTTGTTACTACatagttatttaattattttattttagtttctttGTAGTAAGGATTTATATAGtatagtcttcttctttttattaatcAGAGGTTACCTAGGCCAAAATCCAACTAATCCCCATAAAACTGTTCAAATTATTAGTTCGGTTTTGGATTCTTAACGAGTGCTAAAACATGAGTCTATCTTTGTCTGCTCAAGTAATAGCATTTTTGTTTCCAGCAAAAACCGAAACTAGAACCAACAGATTTATGATTTACTTCACATCAACTTTTACCACTTGGTTTACATAGTTTAGTCTTCTTTCAGTAATCAAGcttataatataagtaaatccTCCAGTTATTTTTGTGTCCACATCAATGGAAAAGTAGAGAAAATATTGAGAAAGGGAGAGTGTATGGCTGAAGGTATATTTCCATTCATACGCCATGATGAGAAGGTACTCGACGCCATACTTTTCCCGTTCCGTATTCAAGACAGCTCGTGGCTAGATCATTACTCTTCGCTATATACTCGAAACCTAATTAAAACACTACTATGCTTTCAAATCACTAAACCTAAAAGCCCACGACCTTTTTACGATTCTTCGCGATCATTTATTTAATGCATGCCCATTTCTTAAATCAACTAACCACTTATGAATTAGTTTGAACTTTCATTTACTTTCGCTTATAATGTTCTTTTTGAGATATCTAATTAATCACTTGTGATTTTATTTAAAGCCACTCTACTGACAACTTGGGTTAATTAAAAGTACCTAGAGGAAGACTGTCAATAAGTTGTGACGGTGTTGGTTGCTTGTTTTTGATGATAAAAGAAGTTGGCTAATTAATATAATGAGCTGTGACCGTGTTTAGGTGAAATAAACCTTTCATCAGGCGTTATGGTTTTCATAAAGGCTATAacttattcaaaattataaattttgttttcaagaGGGAAATTCAAAGCTTTTTCAAGCTGGCAAGGCATTCAGAAGtgctttttctcctttttatttCGAGTTAGCAATAACATTACTCGGGGAATATATGTGTAAAATTTTCTTAACTAGTGATGCAGTCTAAAGTATACCATAATCTCTAGTcaaaatgttaaattatatgTTTGAAATGACACACTAAGAAAACATTTAGTAATGCAAATTATGTTCTGCGCCCTTATCACcataattaataaaacaccTAAACACAAATACATTTTTGTTGGAACTTTAAGAAGCATGAATAAATTTGTCAGATGGGATATCTTTCAACAGTAGCTTGTTATTGATTATATACAAATTAGAGTATTACGTGTTTAATTATCTGGGAAATGCAGGAGAAATACTTGTACACATtcgatgtttttgtttttgttttaaagagTACAGCTTCAATGTTTCTTATACATCTATTATAcatatgtttatttaaaatttatacttttTGAAGAATGCATGGCTATAACTTAGGCGAcgttgttaaaaataaataaatgacgGTCCTTATCAGATTAATTAAGAGTAGGAACGGGACGGTGAAGAAGACAAACAGTTCCTTTTACAGTTGGACAAATAGAATTGAGATGGCACACAAAGTGGGTCCTATGTTTATACTATTGGGCTGTCACGGCCCATCTTTAAAATTTCGAAGCATCCACGACATAGACGGTGACACATGGAGAAAATGTTCGCCGGCCAAGATTGCGCCCACGTCATCGAAACTTCTGAGTGTTCCACCTGTCAAAGCTACCGTCAAAGATTACGatcttttgttttattgttgtgtGCGCGTAGTCATGTAAACGCCACAAAAACAAAACGATTTCAACTCTATTAGGCGAGTGAGACTAGTCTCAGTTCAGACTGCATAGCGATGCCTGGGCCTGAGGAACAAATTTCATATACACGCACAAACAGCTTTTGATTCAACCATTAGATTCATAGTCTGTCTCCTGCTCCTCTATgccaaaataaaaatgttaaagatGAAAAATGTTGAATTCTATGTTATCATACTTATGCTTATTATCAGTCTATTGCCAGTGGCCTAGTAGTGAAAAATTTGAGGACAAGTTGTAAAACCGCTCTCTTTTGAGTTCAGCTCTCACTAGGAACACTTTCACCTTTCCTGATACGTTGAATGCACTATGCTTTAGGCACATAAGAATATCCAGCAAATAGACTGTAAATTGGTTACACCCATCTGGAAGATTAGCTAGGCTTAAAACCTCATTTATAGAATGTGATCC
The sequence above is drawn from the Brassica napus cultivar Da-Ae chromosome A8, Da-Ae, whole genome shotgun sequence genome and encodes:
- the LOC106425927 gene encoding phosphatidylinositol 4-phosphate 5-kinase 1, translating into MMQESLDVEEEEVISSIRRDDSLPLAKPPPIMTRSRSQVATRRVTPTPPPLEIEKPLPNGDLYIGSFSGGFPHGSGKYLWSDGCMYEGEWKRGKASGKGKFSWPSGATYEGEFKSGRMEGFGTFTGADGDTYRGTWAADRKHGHGQKRYANGDFYEGTWRRNLQDGRGRYVWRNGNQYTGEWRGGVISGKGLLVWPNGDRYEGLWENGVPRGSGVFTCVDGSSCVGAWDRSNVMRSFFDGVEKSGLVVAATRKRSSVDSGGGSLGGEKVFPRICIWESDGEAGDITCDIIDNVEASMIYRERASVDRVRQFKKNPCWFNGEAKKAGETISKGHKKYDLMLNLQLGIRYSVGKHASVVRELKQADFDPKEKFWTRFPPEGTKTTPPHQSVDFRWKDYCPLVFRRLRDHFQVDPAEYMLAICGNEALRELSSPGKSGSFFYLTQDDRFMIKTVKKSEVKVLLRMLPSYYKHVCQYENSLVTRFYGVHCVKPVGGQKTRFIVMGNLFCSEYRIQRRFDLKGSSHGRSTAKPEGEIDETTTLKDLDLNFAFRLQRNWYQELMKQIKRDCEFLEAERIMDYSLLVGVHFRDDSTGEKMGLSPFVLRSGRIDSYQNEKFMRGCRFLEAELQDMDRILAGRKPSIRLGANMPARAERMARRSDFDQYTSGGGANYPSHGEMYEVVLYFGVIDILQDYDITKKIEHAYKSLQADPASISAVDPKLYSKRFRDFISRIFIEDG